From Desmodus rotundus isolate HL8 chromosome 10, HLdesRot8A.1, whole genome shotgun sequence, one genomic window encodes:
- the LOC112296395 gene encoding olfactory receptor 8U3-like: protein MRNETGVTEFILKGFSDTPELRLVSFSVFLFIYLFSLLGNMSVIAAVSRDSRLHTPMYFFLQNLSFLDMCYTSVTIPKALVNSLVGSHVISFWECVAQLFLFVTLCAAECFLLTAMAYDRCLAVHKPLLYSVIMSRKLCVELVAVAWLSGALYAIFHTANTFSLLFCGPNMVDHFFCDSSPLMRLSCSDFRTHEEVGFAVGGCIVLSAFALTVASYGVIISALAQIRSAGGRGKAFSTCSSHLATVVLFYATGSAAYLRPASQYSPTRGRLLSVFYSILTPSLNPLVYCLRNRDMQGALKKLLAPAS, encoded by the coding sequence ATGAGAAATGAGACTGGTGTGACCGAATTTATTCTCAAAGGCTTCTCAGACACGCCTGAACTGAGGCTCGTGAGCTTCTCCGTTTTCCTCTTCATCTACCTCTTTTCCCTCCTCGGAAACATGTCCGTCATTGCAGCTGTGAGCAGAGACAGCCGcctccacacccccatgtacttcttcctgcaGAATCTGTCCTTCTTGGACATGTGCTACACCTCGGTCACCATCCCCAAGGCGCTAGTCAATTCGCTGGTGGGTTCTCATGTCATATCCTTCTGGGAATGTGTGGCTCAGCTCTTTCTGTTTGTAACGCTGTGTGCTGCCGAGTGCTTCTTGCTCACggccatggcctatgaccgctgtCTGGCTGTCCACAAGCCTCTCCTCTACAGTGTCATCATGAGTAGAAAGCTGTGTGTGGAGCTCGTCGCTGTGGCCTGGCTGAGCGGAGCTCTCTACGCCATTTTCCACACTGCCAACACCTTCTCCCTCCTGTTCTGTGGGCCCAACATGGTTGACCACTTCTTCTGTGACAGCTCCCCGCTCATGAGGCTCTCCTGCAGTGACTTCCGCACCCACGAGGAGGTTGGGTTTGCAGTGGGCGGGTGCATCGTCCTCAGTGCCTTTGCCCTCACCGTGGCCTCCTATGGGGTCATCATCTCTGCCCTCGCCCAGATCCGCTCGGCAGGGGGCCGTGGcaaggccttctccacctgctcctctCACCTGGCCACCGTTGTTCTGTTCTACGCCACTGGGAGCGCTGCTTACCTGAGGCCTGCTTCTCAATACTCTCCCACTCGCGGCCGACTGCTGTCTGTGTTTTACTCCATCCTGACGCCCAGCCTCAACCCTCTTGTGTACTGtctgagaaacagagacatgCAGGGGGCCCTGAAGAAGCTGCTTGCCCCGGCCAGCTAG